One Triticum dicoccoides isolate Atlit2015 ecotype Zavitan chromosome 5B, WEW_v2.0, whole genome shotgun sequence genomic window carries:
- the LOC119310974 gene encoding acetylserotonin O-methyltransferase 3-like, which yields MATPNQEDELTMSTDEFLEAQAELYHHCIAFVKSLTLKAATDLGVADAIHRRGGAATLSDLASETGVHPTKLSNLRRIMRVLTASGIFSVQHSDVVSDDDAVYKLTRVSRLLVKSSSYPLSPVVPVLVDPFAWSALLRMPEWLATDERASLFDLAHGCPLWDTTVEDGGLFKDGMAADSRVAMQVLLARCGGVFEAVRSSLVDVGGSHGTTAAAVAKAFPHIKCTVLDLPDVVAGAPTKDAAVTFVAGDMFEYIPPADAILLKWIMHDWKDEDCIKILRQCKEAIPSRDAGGKVIIIETVVGSGFPGAQQIFSKEAQVLMDVFMMYIDGIEREEHEWSKIFFEAGFSNYKITPTNGVLSVIEVYP from the exons ATGGCGACGCCCAACCAAGAAGACGAGCTCACCATGAGCACCGACGAGTTCCTGGAAGCTCAGGCGGAGCTGTACCACCACTGCATCGCCTTCGTCAAGTCACTGACGCTCAAGGCTGCCACAGACCTTGGCGTCGCCGACGCCATCCACCGCCGCGGAGGCGCCGCCACCTTGTCCGACCTCGCATCCGAGACCGGCGTCCACCCCACGAAGCTCTCCAACCTGCGGCGCATCATGCGCGTGCTCACCGCCTCCGGTATCTTCTCCGTCCAGCACAGCGACGTCGTCAGTGATGATGACGCCGTGTATAAGCTCACCCGTGTCTCCCGGCTCCTCGTCAAGAGCTCGAGCTACCCGCTATCTCCGGTGGTGCCCGTGCTCGTTGACCCGTTCGCCTGGTCCGCGCTCCTCAGAATGCCGGAGTGGCTCGCCACCGACGAGCGCGCGTCGCTGTTCGACCTCGCGCATGGTTGCCCATTGTGGGACACGACCGTGGAGGACGGCGGCCTGTTCAAAGACGGCATGGCTGCAGACAGCCGCGTCGCCATGCAGGTCCTGCTGGCGCGGTGCGGCGGGGTGTTCGAGGCCGTGCGCAGCTCGCTGGTCGACGTCGGTGGCTCCCATGGCACCACCGCAGCAGCGGTCGCGAAAGCGTTTCCGCACATCAAGTGCACCGTGCTGGACCTCCCTGACGTCGTCGCCGGCGCTCCTACCAAAGACGCAGCCGTGACCTTCGTCGCCGGCGATATGTTCGAGTATATCCCACCAGCGGACGCTATTCTactcaag TGGATTATGCATGATTGGAAGGACGAAGATTGCATCAAGATATTGCGTCAGTGCAAGGAAGCAATCCCATCGAGAGATGCCGGAGGAAAAGTGATAATTATTGAAACGGTGGTTGGTTCTGGATTTCCGGGGGCTCAACAAATCTTCTCCAAGGAGGCACAGGTTTTGATGGATGTTTTTATGATGTACATTGATGGGATCGAGCGAGAGGAGCATGAGTGGAGTAAGATTTTCTTTGAAGCCGGGTTCAGTAACTATAAAATTACACCAACAAACGGAGTTCTATCGGTTATCGAAGTGTACCCTTAG